GCCATCACGTTTTGTCTTTCAATATAGAGAAATAAAACCTACACAATTGTATGATTTATTCAGAAAACTACTTTTTTGTAGATTTGCTGTTTCTACCATTTGAAACCTTCTTAAATAAATTCGTCATTTTCTGCTAATTCTTTATATCATATACACTTAATTAGTATGTGATTTGTCAGCGCTTGGCACGTTTCTTGCTAATTATACTAATACCAACGAATTTATATTATGGAGGATTTGTATGAGTGAATGTTCAGACGATTGCTGCAGTTCAGGAATCGATTTTACCAAAACCCCGGTGGCCGATTTATACGGCTCCAACAGTTTTTCCAATGCCCTGATGAAGGAAAGGCTGCCTAAAAATATTTACAAGGAAATTCTGGCAGTCCAGAATGGGGAAAAGGAACTGACCCTGGAGGACGCCGAAGTTGTCGCCGCGGTCATGCGGGATTGGGCTATTTCCAAAGGCGCCAGTCACTATACCCACTGGTTCCACCCCTTAACCGGGCTTACGGCGGAAAAACACGATTCCTTTATTTCCCCCACCGGAGACGGCAGGGTGATCATGGAATTTTCCGGCAAGGAACTGATCAAGGGCGAACCCGATGCGTCGAGCTTCCCCTCGGGCGGTCTCCGGGCCACCTTTGAAGCCCGGGGCTATACCGCCTGGGACGTAACCAGCCCCGCCTTCTTAAAGCAGGACCGGACCGGTACCACCCTCTGTATCCCCACGGCCTTTATCAGCTACTACGGCCAGGCCTTGGACAAAAAAGTCCCCCTCCTCAAATCCATCGACACCCTGAATAAACAGGCCATCCGGGTGCTCCGCGCCCTGGGGAATGAAACATCCAAACGGGTATACACCACCGTCGGCCCGGAGCAGGAATACTTCCTGGTGGATAAGAAATTCTACGATAGGAGACCGGATCTCATGCTCACCGGCAGGACCGTGTTCGGGGTACTCCCCGCCAAAGGCCAGGAGCTGGAAGACCACTACTTCGGCGCCCTCAAAGAAAAGGTCGCCGACTTTATGCGGGAACTAAACTACGAGCTGTGGAAGGTGGGGATCCCCGCCAAAACCCAGCATAACGAAGTTGCCCCGAATCAGTTTGAAATCGCCCCGGTATATTCCAACAGCACCGCTGCGGTGGACGGCAACCAGCTGGTGATGGAAACCATCCGCAGTGTAGCCCGCCGTCACGGCATGGAGGGGCTGCTCCACGAAAAACCCTTCGCCGGGGTAAACGGTTCGGGGAAGCACAACAACTGGTCCATGGCCACCGATGACGGGATCAACCTCTTTGAACCCGGCGAGAACCCCGAATCCAACGCCCGGTTCCTCCTCTTCGCCGCTGCGGTGGTAGAAGCGGTGGACCGCTACGCACTATTGCTGCGTTCCTCCGTGGCCACCGCCGCGAACGACCATCGGCTGGGCGCCAACGAGGCCCCCCCCGCCATCGTGTCCATCTTCTTCGGCGGCCCCTTAACGGAAATCCTGGACAACATCGCCGAAGGCAAAACCTCAGGCAAATCCGCCTCTGGCGTGAAAATACAGTTAGGGGTTACCAGCCTTCCCAACCTTCCCAAGGACGTCTCCGACCGGAACCGGACCAGCCCCTTCGCCTTTACGGGAAATAAGTTCGAATTCCGCATGGTCGGTTCTTCCCAGTCCATCGCCACCCCCAACACCTACCTCAACGTTGCGGTGGCCCAGGTACTTTCGGAATTCGCCGACAAACTGGAAAAATCTCCCAATAAAAATGAAGCCATCCAGGGCATCATCAAAGAATCCTACTCCAAGCACCGCCGGGTGGTTTTTAACGGCAACGGGTACTCCGAAGAATGGGTCCACGAAGCAGAACGCCGGGGCCTCCCCAATGTGAAGAACGCGGTGGACGCCCTTTCGGTGCTCACCCGCAGTGAAACTATTGCTCTCTTCGAAACCCACAAGGTCTTTACCAAGGAAGAGTCGGAAAGCCGCTACCACATCTACCTGGAGAAATACTCCAAGCAGATCAACATCGAAGCGGGGGTCATGATCGAAATGGCCCGCCGGTCCATCTTCCCCGCGGTCACCGCCTTTGCCGCCTCTCTCGCCCGGGACGCAGCGTCCCTGGCCGCTATCGGCGCCGCCAGCGCCTCCCAGGAAAAGCGCGCCAAGAAGATCGCCGAACTTGCGGCGGAACTCTACGACGAGACCGCCAAACTGGAGACCGTTCTCTCCGAAGCCCAGGGCGCCGAAGAAGTCTTTGCCCAAGCCAAGGCCTACTTTGAAAAAGTCCGCCCCGCCATGGAGATCCTCCGTTCCAAGGGAGACGCCCTGGAGCGGCTGGTAGCCAAAGACACCTGGCCCTTCCCGGGCTTTGAAGAATTGCTGTTTAAGCTGTAGTAGAAATTATAAAAAAGAGACGTTAGCCCTTCCGTAAAAACGGAGGGGCTTCTTTATTAAGCCTGCAACTCAAATAATATCGTTTGAAAGAAAGCACAAAGAAAAAGACAGGATTGTATTTTTTTCTGAGGGATCAATGCGGCCTTGAAGCTATTTGAACTTAAAATCAACCCCAAGTGAATAGGTAATCCCCGGCATCTCATACCCAACATAATATTGGTATGTATGATTAAGCACATTATTTGCCGCCACAAAAATTTCGGCCTTTTCGATCCGCCACTTTTTATAGGCAAATTCACAGGCAAGGCGCAGGTTTACTAAATGCTGGTCATCCAATTTATACGCATCCGACAGATCGGTAAATATGGCATAATTTCCCAAACCGCCTGCACCGTACAGATCCTTTATATATTGATAATCTCCGCTGAACCGGAAGCGTTTTAGAAACCGCCATGTAAAGCCGGTGGACATACTAAATACAGGGGTATAGGGCATTCGGTTAACTATCGTACCGTCCTCACCCTTTGCTTCAATATTATATATCCACGCGCCTCCGGCAAACAGGGTAAACTTTTCCAAAAACATAAAGTTCTGTTCAATAGAAAAACTGCTGTTAAACTCGAAACCCTGTATACGGAAGTAAGAAGCAGCGCTTACATTGCCCGGAGCGCCCGTGGGATTAGGAACTATGCGATCATGCCCGTCATCAAAAAACCAGGATCCGCCAAGGGAGGCGGCGGCCGCGGTATTTATCAGCCTGATATCCCTCCAATCATGGCGGAGTGATACCTCATAATGGTGCACAGTCTCGGGCTTTGATTGTTTTAAATCGTCAACATCATAATTCCCGCTTAAAACAATGTTTTGGATATTCCCCGGCGAAGGATAAAGTACCCCAAAGGAATAGTTAAAGTTAACGTTTGTGTTTCCGTATCCTAATTCAAGTCCCGCCTGGGGCGCAATCGCATTAGCCCAAACACTCTGAATATAGCCCCGCAGCCCCGCAGATGGGATGATACGGAATTTTTTCAATTCAAAAAAATGGCTTACCGCTGCGTATGGGGTAAATAACAGCATGTCGGGAAACTCGTAATAGTCTGCCGCCCGGGGCGGTGGGTTGTGATCCTCATTGCTGACCTTGGAAAAATCCAGATCTATACCGCTTACAATCTCGCCGCCATCCCACAAATACCAGCTTTCCTTTGCCCTGCCGCCTGCTCCATTGAGCAGTTGTTTAGACCAGCCGCTTGGCGGGCGATTATCTTCGTCCATGATCCTGAAATCCGTGTTGTTGTAATACAGCTTGATAAAACCATTTGCCTTATCATATTCATTGTTTAGGGTGGCGGTGGTAAAAATAGTATCCGTTGTATAATAGGGTAGTATATCATCCTTACTCTGTCCTATCTGCGGCGGCTTTTGTGTTTCCGCATCGACACCATTACCCAGGAGGCGGAGGTTCCAATAAGCGTTAATCCAAAGGCCGGCGTTAAGGTAGTAACTCTGTTGATATGCCTTTGAATGGACCACATGCCCATTGGTTGATACCCAGCTTTGGGCAGCGAAAATATCAAAACGTCCTTTCCGTACACCGAATGAGGCGTTTTCACCGATTGTTTGAAAACTGCCGTAGGAAAAGCCGGTCTGCGCTTCCCAGCCCTGTTCCGCCATATACTTGGGAGTAACGTTCACTAAACCGTAACCGGTGGCGAAGCTTGAAGGCTGGGGGGACTTATACACCTCAATGCTGTCCGCCGCAAACACCGGGAAACCATCCGCCATTGACTGGCCATAAATCAAGCCGTGCCGGGGTACCCCGTCAAAGGATGTGGTTATCCCAAGCGATGGGTGGTCATAACCCCGTCCCCGGATATAGATGTTAGCTCCGGTGGTGGTTCCAATAATACCCTGCTTGCTGCTGACTACCCCGGGAACATCACGTAGGGTATCCAGTAAATCCAGGGAACCCTGGTCTTGTATCTGTTCGGCACTCACTTCGTTATGAGAACCATAGGGGGTTTGCACCGGTGCACTTGGTCCGCTCGCAGCCGGAGCATCCGCCGTAATGGTGAGCCCTTGATCATCGATCATAATAGTATCAAAATCATCATCCGCCTCAGTCTCTGACTGTGCCAAAACAGGAAATACATTGAGACCCATGCACAAAACTAATGCTGCGATTAAGGATGGCGATTTTTTCACTATATTCTTAATCCTCTATACGGTCGTATTCAGCGCCGTGGGGGTAACTTCTCCACTGTGCAAAACTGATGCGCTGGTTATCTGCGCTCACCGTAAATTTGCCAAAAATCTCGATCTGCCCCTTTTTAGTTGTTTTACTGTAGGTATAATTGTAGGGCAGCCACGGTTCAGTATCCGTATACTGATCCTGAAACTGTACGATTTCGGCGCTCTCAAAATAAAGTGTTCGCATACCATAGCCCCCCGAATTCCAGCGCCACCGGGTACCCACAAGGCTTTCCATAGGTACAATGTTCCCGGGATCCGCTTCCTCCTCCTGACGCTCAAATACCGCCTCGCCGCCGCCATTGTTATAACTTGTAAAGGTGAGGGTCCGGAAATCTGCACTCACCCTAAAGGTTCCCAGGGTCTGCATCTCGCCTTGCCGGGCAGCGTGGTCGTAGGTATAGGAATACGTCGAGTCAAGAACCTCCGCCTGTGCACCGCTTTTAAATTCCAGCAGGGTACCGCTCCAGGTCCACTTGGTTCCCACCAGTTCTATATCCCGGGGATCAGTCTGCTGCTGACATTCGGGAAAGATAATAAATACGAACAACAACAGTACCATGGTCCCTATCAATCGCCCGTGTTTTTTCATTATGGCCATCCTCATCATTTTCCTTCCTGCAGATTTTTCGCAACCCGGAACCCAACGTATACGCTCCCAACCCAGGGCCGGGTATAGTTCCGGCCCTTTGTTATGTCACAATCAACGGCATAACTGCTCCAGCCGCCGCCCCGCATTACCCGGTGGGCAAAGGTCCCCATGTCAGGTCCGTCAACAGGTGTACTTGCAGTGATAGCATCATCGAACCAATCCCAACAGTATTCGGAAACATTACCGGCCATGTCATAGAGGCCCAGCAGATTAGCGCCGTCATAGAATCCCCCGCTTTTGCTTCCCACCCGGTGCACACCGTATGCAGCATTACCGCTGCCGAGTTCATAGGAATTGGTAAGGTACCAGGCTACGTCTTCAATATCATTACTCCCTGGGTAGGGGTAATTCCAATCGGCGGCAGGGCCGCCCCCCCGTGCGGCATATTCCCATTCAGCTTCGGAGGGCAGCCTAAACCCGCCTGCGCCGGGTTTTACCACAACCAGATCCGCCGCAGTATTTGGCAGGCCCCCCGCTGGGGGTATGTCACTGAGGGATCTTTTTAGTACCGGGCCATCATCATTTTCGTAATACACCGGCTCAAGCCCGTGCATCTCGCTGTAGGCATTACACCATACAATAGCGTCACGCCAGGTAATGCTGGTAACAGGCCGGGTTTTCCGTTGTGCAGCGGTCCAGCCTTTGCCGCCGTCCCCGGTCCCGCTTGTCCCGTGGCCTTCAATACCCCGGTTAAAAATGCGGTATCCCCGGGCCACAGCCCAGGAGTATACCTCATCCCAGAGTTCCCAGGTAACCTCATACCGGGATATGCCGTAGGGGGACAGAGTAATAGTACGGCCTGCAACAAAAACACCATCGCCGCCGCTGCCGCTTATTACTGCATTTGTACCCGCCGGAATAACCGTGACAATTTCCCGGTATACCGCCGCATCATAGGCATCCCACGAATCATCTTCGGAGGAGTTTGGACAACCCATAAACAGGAGAAGCAACAGGCCTACACCGTAAAAATATTTAGCGTACCCTTGTAAGATCAACCGGAACTCCATGGCCGTAAAAATTCAGAATCCGTAAATTAGCGTCATCATTACTGATCTCGAAACCAGATCCGGCAATATAATCAACCTGACCTTTTTTTGTATCGCCATGGTAGGTGTACGCCCTGGACCATTGACTGCCGTCCGCAACATGGCTAACCTCTGCATTCATTCCGCCGCTTATCTCCCTAAAGCTGAGGGTTACCCAATCTTCCGCCCGGAAACCCGGACCAACCCAGACAGTATTTTCCAAGCCCGTAGGCAGAGCTGCAAGCGCAAAGGTTTTCCCTACATCGGGGTACAGTTTATACAGAGTAAGGGGTGATCCGCTTCCCTGGAAATCCGCAAAGAGGATACTCTTTTCATCCGGGGCGATGGTAAAGGTGCCGGGAGCCGCATAATCAACGGGCGGGGAATCCCGGAGTGGCTTTGGTATGAAACCTTCTCTGGTAGCCTTATTATAGGTATATTCCGTGTGGGCAGTGTTTCCAGGATTGCTCTCGGCGGCAAATTGAATAACCGCCTGTTCCTTACGGTAGACAAGTTCTTCGATAAAACCACCATCTCCATCACTTACGAGTTTTCCATCCGCATCACGAACATATACGGATTCATTATAGGCAGACTTAAAGGCAATGGTTACCCAGTCGTCATCACCGGAGAGCAGGCCGCGGGGTCCAGCCCAAACAATTTCACACCGGGGGGATGACGGAATTTCCGGATCCGAACCAGACCCTGTAGGGCAGCCGGTAAAAACAAAAAAGACAAGAGCAGAAAAAGTCGCAGCCATCCGAATGTATTTCTTGATCACAAAGTCCTCCTGTAAACCGTCCTCATGGGGTGTCCTGAAATAAGCCCTGGGGCATTTTTATGAAATCAGCGCCATGCCCATAACTTTTGTAATTAGCAAAATAAAGATTCAGCGGTACTACGGGACCTTGCCCGGGATTAGTAAAGCTATCATGCCAGGTGGGAAAATTTGCTTCGATGGAAAAATCACCCAACGCCAGGGTGGAAAATGCTGTGGAAAAGACTCTGACAGCGGTTTTTATACTACCGGTTTTTGAGGCAGTGTTATAGGTATATCCGTAAATATACGGATAGGGATAATACCCGGTAACGCTGTACAGTATAGCCTGGTTTTCGGTTACAAATTCCAGGATCAAGCTGGGCC
This portion of the Treponema primitia ZAS-1 genome encodes:
- a CDS encoding glutamine synthetase III, with protein sequence MSECSDDCCSSGIDFTKTPVADLYGSNSFSNALMKERLPKNIYKEILAVQNGEKELTLEDAEVVAAVMRDWAISKGASHYTHWFHPLTGLTAEKHDSFISPTGDGRVIMEFSGKELIKGEPDASSFPSGGLRATFEARGYTAWDVTSPAFLKQDRTGTTLCIPTAFISYYGQALDKKVPLLKSIDTLNKQAIRVLRALGNETSKRVYTTVGPEQEYFLVDKKFYDRRPDLMLTGRTVFGVLPAKGQELEDHYFGALKEKVADFMRELNYELWKVGIPAKTQHNEVAPNQFEIAPVYSNSTAAVDGNQLVMETIRSVARRHGMEGLLHEKPFAGVNGSGKHNNWSMATDDGINLFEPGENPESNARFLLFAAAVVEAVDRYALLLRSSVATAANDHRLGANEAPPAIVSIFFGGPLTEILDNIAEGKTSGKSASGVKIQLGVTSLPNLPKDVSDRNRTSPFAFTGNKFEFRMVGSSQSIATPNTYLNVAVAQVLSEFADKLEKSPNKNEAIQGIIKESYSKHRRVVFNGNGYSEEWVHEAERRGLPNVKNAVDALSVLTRSETIALFETHKVFTKEESESRYHIYLEKYSKQINIEAGVMIEMARRSIFPAVTAFAASLARDAASLAAIGAASASQEKRAKKIAELAAELYDETAKLETVLSEAQGAEEVFAQAKAYFEKVRPAMEILRSKGDALERLVAKDTWPFPGFEELLFKL
- a CDS encoding TonB-dependent receptor; this translates as MKKSPSLIAALVLCMGLNVFPVLAQSETEADDDFDTIMIDDQGLTITADAPAASGPSAPVQTPYGSHNEVSAEQIQDQGSLDLLDTLRDVPGVVSSKQGIIGTTTGANIYIRGRGYDHPSLGITTSFDGVPRHGLIYGQSMADGFPVFAADSIEVYKSPQPSSFATGYGLVNVTPKYMAEQGWEAQTGFSYGSFQTIGENASFGVRKGRFDIFAAQSWVSTNGHVVHSKAYQQSYYLNAGLWINAYWNLRLLGNGVDAETQKPPQIGQSKDDILPYYTTDTIFTTATLNNEYDKANGFIKLYYNNTDFRIMDEDNRPPSGWSKQLLNGAGGRAKESWYLWDGGEIVSGIDLDFSKVSNEDHNPPPRAADYYEFPDMLLFTPYAAVSHFFELKKFRIIPSAGLRGYIQSVWANAIAPQAGLELGYGNTNVNFNYSFGVLYPSPGNIQNIVLSGNYDVDDLKQSKPETVHHYEVSLRHDWRDIRLINTAAAASLGGSWFFDDGHDRIVPNPTGAPGNVSAASYFRIQGFEFNSSFSIEQNFMFLEKFTLFAGGAWIYNIEAKGEDGTIVNRMPYTPVFSMSTGFTWRFLKRFRFSGDYQYIKDLYGAGGLGNYAIFTDLSDAYKLDDQHLVNLRLACEFAYKKWRIEKAEIFVAANNVLNHTYQYYVGYEMPGITYSLGVDFKFK
- a CDS encoding formylglycine-generating enzyme family protein, with protein sequence MILQGYAKYFYGVGLLLLLFMGCPNSSEDDSWDAYDAAVYREIVTVIPAGTNAVISGSGGDGVFVAGRTITLSPYGISRYEVTWELWDEVYSWAVARGYRIFNRGIEGHGTSGTGDGGKGWTAAQRKTRPVTSITWRDAIVWCNAYSEMHGLEPVYYENDDGPVLKRSLSDIPPAGGLPNTAADLVVVKPGAGGFRLPSEAEWEYAARGGGPAADWNYPYPGSNDIEDVAWYLTNSYELGSGNAAYGVHRVGSKSGGFYDGANLLGLYDMAGNVSEYCWDWFDDAITASTPVDGPDMGTFAHRVMRGGGWSSYAVDCDITKGRNYTRPWVGSVYVGFRVAKNLQEGK